A stretch of DNA from Aliarcobacter thereius LMG 24486:
TTTCAAGCTTTATCAAGTGTAGCAATTGCATTAAATAAAAAAGAGCAGCTAAAAGAAAAACTTAAAGATTTAATATCAAAGTTACCTATTTTATGAGTAAAGAAAAATATACTCAAAATGGACCCAATTCAACTCAGATTAGAACTCAAAACAATAATTATTACAGCTATAATACTTTTAATAAGCCTTTAAAAAACTTTAAAGAACAAATACCTGTAATAAAAATATATTTTATAAATAAAGAAAATTTAATAAATCATACTGCCTTATTGATTTCATTTTTATTATTAATAGCTTATTTTTATACTTTTTTAGGATCTATACTAACTATTTTTATTACAATTATTTCATCTTTTATATATTATCTTTTATATAAAAAAGCAAAAAATAATAATTCAGGATATTTAGAAATCAAAGATAAATCAATAATAGTTAATTTTGATAAAAAATGTGAAAATATTGAACTAAAATTTACAGAAATTAGATCTTTTTTACTAGAAAAAACTATGTATGGTTATCAATTTTTCATATATTTAGAAGATGCTATAAAACCTAAAACTCAATTTAAAACTACTGATATTCATACTGCTTTAGCGATAGAAGAATTATTAAAGTATAAAATTATGGAAAGTATTGAAAAATAATAAAAACTTAAATATTTTCTCTATTCAAACTATAAATAAGAGTATTTAAATTTTAATTTAGATATCATTTTAGGTACTATATAAGGGAAATGCATCATATGAAAAAAGAATTTACACAAAAAGTAGTATATATTTTAACTGAGTCATTTTTACCAGTTATATTTTGGTTTGGCTTATTTGGTATATTTATAATATCAATAGATGAGTCTACTATGAATGGTATAAGAGATTTTCAAATTCCTAATTATATAGATACTTTATTAAAAAATAACATTCTAGAGTTTGTTGCTGTTATTTATATTTTGTATGTTGTAAAAGACTTCAAAGACTCAAAAAATAACGTTTAAATTTTATAATTTTAATGTAAAATATAAATAAAAAAGCTTCTGTAAGTTTTGTATTTTCATCACACAATTTTAATAAATCATTATTATCAAAGACATTTAGGTCATTTTTGAGTTCATTGAATTTATCAATAGTTCTATTTGCTAAATCATTTTTTAATTGTTTTAACTTTAAATGTAGAAAACTACACCTCAAAAAAGTACAAATATAAAATTTTGAACGGTCTAATTTTTTATGCTTGAAATAATTAAAATACCACTCAACTATTAATTTTTATGAGTTTATAATTTCATTTAATTTATTCCAAACACTTTAAGCATTACATACTTTGAAACACTAAGAGATGAGAGTTTTGCTTTTTTTGTAATTTCATCTTTTTGCTCTTTTGTAAGATATATTACAATTTGTTCTTGTTTTAGTTCATCTTTCTGTAGTTTTGGTCTACCTTTTGGGTTTAAAACTTTTTTAGTTTGACCTCTACCAGAGTTTACAAATTCATCTAACTCATTTACACTATTTTGAGTATTTTTATCTTCTACAAAAGCGAAAGACTTTTTTTCATTTTTCTTAAATATTGATTCTTTCATTTTACAACCTTTATTCTATTTGTAATATACAATTATATTAATATTAATTTATTAGTAAATAAATACTAATTAACTATTTACATATTCAACTAATTCATCAAAGAAACTATTAAAATCTTGATAAGCTTTTGATTTTTCATCAAGGAATTCTAAAATACCTAAACCATTAGAAAAAGAGTTTTTATATGCTTCTCTTTCATAAATTACACTTTCACAAAGTTTTATATCTTCAAGATTTTTATCTTTTATATATTGTTTTAAATCTTCTATCTTTTTATTTAAAAATGGATTTGGACTAGCTTTTGAAATAGTAATAAGTGCTTTAGCATTTGGATTAAAAGCTTTAGCTTGATTAAATAGATTTATCATTTTATTTAAAACAGCAATATCTAAATCACTTGGAAGTGTTGGAATAATTACTAAATCACTAATTGCTAAAGCTTGTCTCATCTCTTCACTATCTCTTCCTCCTGTATCAATCACAATAGAAGAGTATTTATTTTGTAAACTTTTTACTTCTTTACCTAAACTACTTCCAAATTTAGAAACAGTATTAAAAATAAGATCAATATTTTCATTAGCTCTAATGTTTGTAAATACTTCAATACTTCTTTGAGGATCTGCATCAATCAGTAAAGTATCTTCTTTTAAGAGTCCAAGTTTTACTGCAATGTTTAAAGCAATTGTAGTTTTTCCACTACCACCTTTTTCATTACAAACTGAAATTATCATTTTAATTCCTTAATATTTTAATATTAAATTATATATAAAATGATATTAATTTACTATTAGATTAATAGTTATTTATTAGTAGATTTATACTATAATAATCGTACATATGTTATCTACTTACGCTACTAGTACTTAAGCCTTTCATCAATAATCCATAAACAATATCAGCTAATCCTTCTCTAACTTTGTCTTTACTTAGAACTTGAGTTGCCATATTTTGATGAACATCTAAACTCTCAATAACTGCATCATTTAAAGCTATTTCAAAACCACCAAGCATTGCTTGTTCTTTTGTGTTATTAATAACTTGTTGAACTACCTTGTCATTTTCTTTCATCTTATTTGATATTGTTCTGGCATAACCTAAAACATCATCTTGTGTAAAATCACCCTCAAATAATGAGTTCAT
This window harbors:
- a CDS encoding AAA family ATPase, which gives rise to MIISVCNEKGGSGKTTIALNIAVKLGLLKEDTLLIDADPQRSIEVFTNIRANENIDLIFNTVSKFGSSLGKEVKSLQNKYSSIVIDTGGRDSEEMRQALAISDLVIIPTLPSDLDIAVLNKMINLFNQAKAFNPNAKALITISKASPNPFLNKKIEDLKQYIKDKNLEDIKLCESVIYEREAYKNSFSNGLGILEFLDEKSKAYQDFNSFFDELVEYVNS
- a CDS encoding plasmid mobilization protein produces the protein MKESIFKKNEKKSFAFVEDKNTQNSVNELDEFVNSGRGQTKKVLNPKGRPKLQKDELKQEQIVIYLTKEQKDEITKKAKLSSLSVSKYVMLKVFGIN